A window from Drosophila miranda strain MSH22 chromosome Y unlocalized genomic scaffold, D.miranda_PacBio2.1 Contig_Y2_pilon, whole genome shotgun sequence encodes these proteins:
- the LOC117192483 gene encoding polynucleotide 5'-hydroxyl-kinase NOL9-like isoform X1 — MVECTLRLSDSTSPKNGAFKIAQERSHRRRRQSEGSGADDDDYEYEDEGEDAIEPSTEVPAVTTHAHRHHHGVVDQELTKKLAVKQCNMWDTIEAESEGTAHASDILAPKKRSVSWITTTAGCLKKFKKSDVGIGVEPKTEVANKIWSELRYLQDETSDIADSTEDSSESELDLEASHDTSSEAGPLGSNINSDDDQKTDFFLYTQSKTAWRVPMVLERTIKKFVYFPKNKNAQSTNRLFVTGSIQKIVIFYNDEKSATIEELTDGHDCGIKTQESTIQSINDKEAGIEPDKEYKIPIDDKDGLDLASPFAINEAPLEDQQDAETKALSSSEAEPQLFKEDLGSCTLKDEKICDIKVLPEAQQDSDAESLITIEEVKEDLSPTETEPHASPETGAVTEDDESAMEVDEANRSMQHCQDFNVELPYCPPALSVFENSLTCNDVLAVIKEDIELYGTAVLTLLAGQITVNGFRAKKRQNLTIYSPKGINWVSISPKKRAKPMQEKVEWDKLSENFTCAQLDNLQGCFNSQEDALVLLQRNTKDQNMLETLKQYMSQILFPQVNGANVPHSQSEMLLNCYIQSSDRKRTLQVPYEWTKLKIQKTSRLMVTGGKGVGKSTLLRYLLNRHLNAFPRLLFIDLDIGQPEIFLQQTVSCTVIEEPLLGPGFLLNKQPDRAHVVGDTNIVMYHEQYFEAVVQLMSHIQNNPEYANMPFLINTMGYNRGFGLELMALLVDYIKPTDVVQISSTLPMNNFKSLLDWSTLSKVKGPYVYKNTAFMVEGKNHKYTLHELPSVVPPRQQGVWRMSPRDMRFANLLVRLSSCLRGSARHLTDCEPLSSSFVNIQVVHSTEEDLDKSSIIAGMEANVVYLAHLEAQDLPVCLGIGVVRAIDFEKEKLYLVPAIPLERMCQVNCLISCGDISLPQKFFTEPGPQVGSNMPFVFQQDDAGWLTKSINQFYSRTSSMKKD, encoded by the exons GTGGACCAAGAATTAACTAAGAAACTCGCTGTGAAGCAGTGTAACATGTGGGACACCATTGAAGCTGAGTCTGAGGGCACCGCACACGCTTCAGATATTCTTGCGCCAAAGAAGCGATCAGTCTCCTGGATAACAACCACTGCGGGTTGTCTAAAAAAATTTAAGAAATCTGATGTTGGCATTGGTGTGGAGCCCAAAACAGAAGTCGCAAATAAAATATGGTCGGAATTGCGTTACTTGCAGGATG AAACCAGTGATATTGCCGATTCCACAGAGGATTCCAGTGAATCCGAGCTGGACCTGGAGGCATCTCATGATACGTCCTCTGAAGCGGGACCTCTTGGGAGTAACATTAACTCTGATGATGACCAAAAGACTGATTTTTTTCTATACACAC AATCTAAGACTGCCTGGCGGGTGCCAATGGTACTTGAAAGAACAATAAAAAAATTTGTTTACTTTCCTAAAAATAAGAACGCTCAATCAACAAACCGTTTATTTGTGACGGGATCCATTCAAAAGATCGTCATTTTCTACAACGATGAGAAATCCGCAACCATAGAAGAGCTCACCGATGGGCATGACTGTGGAATTAAAACTCAGGAATCGACTATCCAATCCATCAACGATAAAGAAGCTGGAATTGAGCCGGataaagaatataaaataccaATTGATGATAAAGATGGCTTGGATTTGGCCTCTCCATTCGCTATTAACGAAGCTCCACTGGAAGATCAACAAGATGCGGAGACAAAAGCACTATCGTCATCGGAAGCCGAACCACAGCTATTCAAAGAGGATCTTGGTTCCTGCACCCTGAAGGATGAAAAGATTTGTGACATAAAAGTTCTACCAGAAGCACAGCAGGACTCAGATGCAGAGTCTCTAATCACTATTGAAGAAGTTAAAGAAGATCTGTCCCCAACTGAAACCGAACCACATGCATCGCCGGAAACAGGAGCAGTGACTGAGGATGATGAAAGTGCCATGGAAGTAGACGAGGCTAACCGATCAATGCAGCACTGCCAGGATTTCAATGTAGAACTACCTTACTGCCCCCCAGCGTTGAGCGTCTTTGAGAATAGCCTGACGTGCAACGATGTGCTGGCCGTGATCAAAGAGGACATAGAGCTCTATGGCACTGCCGTGTTGACCCTGTTGGCTGGTCAGATCACAGTGAACGGCTTCAGAGCCAAAAAACGTCAAAACTTGACCATCTACTCCCCCAAGGGCATCAATTGGGTGAGCATTTCTCCGAAAAAGCGTGCGAAACCAATGCAAGAGAAGGTTGAATGGGACAAATTGTCTGAGAACTTTACGTGCGCACAATTGGACAACCTTCAGGGGTGCTTCAATAGTCAGGAGGATGCCCTTGTGCTCTTGCAGAGGAACACCAAGGACCAGAACATGCTCGAAACTTTAAAGCAGTACATGAGCCAGATTTTGTTCCCCCAGGTGAATGGGGCTAATGTGCCGCACTCGCAAAGCGAGATGCTGCTCAACTGCTACATCCAGAGCTCGGACAGAAAACGCACCCTTCAAGTACCTTATGAGTGGACAAAGCTGAAGATTCAAAAGACGAGCCGCCTGATGGTAACCGGTGGGAAGGGTGTCGGCAAGTCCACCCTGCTGCGATATCTGCTCAATCGGCATTTGAACGCTTTTCCACGCCTACTGTTCATTGATTTGGACATTGGCCAGCCGGAGATCTTTTTGCAGCAAACTGTCTCCTGCACTGTCATTGAAGAGCCGCTTCTGGGGCCAGGATTCCTACTGAACAAGCAGCCGGATCGGGCTCACGTCGTGGGCGACACAAACATCGTCATGTACCACGAGCAGTATTTCGAGGCGGTGGTCCAGCTGATGAGCCACATCCAAAATAATCCCGAGTATGCCAACATGCCTTTTCTGATCAACACGATGGGCTACAACAGGGGATTTGGCCTCGAGCTGATGGCTCTGCTGGTGGACTACATCAAGCCGACGGATGTGGTGCAGATCTCGAGTACTTTACCCATGAACAACTTTAAGTCGCTACTCGACTGGTCGACCCTTTCAAAGGTCAAAGGTCCCTATGTCTACAAAAATACGGCGTTCATGGTTGAGGGTAAAAACCATAAGTACACGCTCCACGAGCTGCCCAGTGTTGTCCCACCTAGACAGCAGGGAGTCTGGCGAATGAGTCCCAGGGATATGAGATTCGCCAATCTGTTGGTCCGCCTCAGCTCCTGCCTGAGGGGCAGTGCCAGGCACCTGACTGACTGCGAGCCCCTCAGCTCATCTTTTGTGAATATTCAAGTCGTCCATTCCACAGAGGAAGACCTTGATAAGAGTAGCATTATCGCTGGAATGGAAGCCAATGTGGTTTACTTGGCCCATCTGGAAGCTCAGGATCTGCCCGTGTGCCTGGGCATAG GTGTCGTCCGTGCCATTGACTTTGAGAAAGAGAAGCTGTATCTCGTGCCGGCCATTCCTCTGGAGCGAATGTGCCAAGTGAATTGCCTTATATCCTGTGGAGACATCAGCCTTCCGCAAAAGTTCTTCACGGAGCCTGGGCCGCAGGTCGGCAGCAACATGCCGTTCGTCTTTCAGCAGGACGACGCCGGCTGGCTGACAAAGAGCATCAATCAGTTCTATTCGCGAACGTCTTCCATGAAAAAAGATTAA
- the LOC117192483 gene encoding polynucleotide 5'-hydroxyl-kinase NOL9-like isoform X2 codes for MVECTLRLSDSTSPKNGAFKIAQERSHRRRRQSEGSGADDDDYEYEDEGEDAIEPSTEVPAVTTHAHRHHHGVVDQELTKKLAVKQCNMWDTIEAESEGTAHASDILAPKKRSVSWITTTAGCLKKFKKSDVGIGVEPKTEVANKIWSELRYLQDEDSSESELDLEASHDTSSEAGPLGSNINSDDDQKTDFFLYTQSKTAWRVPMVLERTIKKFVYFPKNKNAQSTNRLFVTGSIQKIVIFYNDEKSATIEELTDGHDCGIKTQESTIQSINDKEAGIEPDKEYKIPIDDKDGLDLASPFAINEAPLEDQQDAETKALSSSEAEPQLFKEDLGSCTLKDEKICDIKVLPEAQQDSDAESLITIEEVKEDLSPTETEPHASPETGAVTEDDESAMEVDEANRSMQHCQDFNVELPYCPPALSVFENSLTCNDVLAVIKEDIELYGTAVLTLLAGQITVNGFRAKKRQNLTIYSPKGINWVSISPKKRAKPMQEKVEWDKLSENFTCAQLDNLQGCFNSQEDALVLLQRNTKDQNMLETLKQYMSQILFPQVNGANVPHSQSEMLLNCYIQSSDRKRTLQVPYEWTKLKIQKTSRLMVTGGKGVGKSTLLRYLLNRHLNAFPRLLFIDLDIGQPEIFLQQTVSCTVIEEPLLGPGFLLNKQPDRAHVVGDTNIVMYHEQYFEAVVQLMSHIQNNPEYANMPFLINTMGYNRGFGLELMALLVDYIKPTDVVQISSTLPMNNFKSLLDWSTLSKVKGPYVYKNTAFMVEGKNHKYTLHELPSVVPPRQQGVWRMSPRDMRFANLLVRLSSCLRGSARHLTDCEPLSSSFVNIQVVHSTEEDLDKSSIIAGMEANVVYLAHLEAQDLPVCLGIGVVRAIDFEKEKLYLVPAIPLERMCQVNCLISCGDISLPQKFFTEPGPQVGSNMPFVFQQDDAGWLTKSINQFYSRTSSMKKD; via the exons GTGGACCAAGAATTAACTAAGAAACTCGCTGTGAAGCAGTGTAACATGTGGGACACCATTGAAGCTGAGTCTGAGGGCACCGCACACGCTTCAGATATTCTTGCGCCAAAGAAGCGATCAGTCTCCTGGATAACAACCACTGCGGGTTGTCTAAAAAAATTTAAGAAATCTGATGTTGGCATTGGTGTGGAGCCCAAAACAGAAGTCGCAAATAAAATATGGTCGGAATTGCGTTACTTGCAGGATG AGGATTCCAGTGAATCCGAGCTGGACCTGGAGGCATCTCATGATACGTCCTCTGAAGCGGGACCTCTTGGGAGTAACATTAACTCTGATGATGACCAAAAGACTGATTTTTTTCTATACACAC AATCTAAGACTGCCTGGCGGGTGCCAATGGTACTTGAAAGAACAATAAAAAAATTTGTTTACTTTCCTAAAAATAAGAACGCTCAATCAACAAACCGTTTATTTGTGACGGGATCCATTCAAAAGATCGTCATTTTCTACAACGATGAGAAATCCGCAACCATAGAAGAGCTCACCGATGGGCATGACTGTGGAATTAAAACTCAGGAATCGACTATCCAATCCATCAACGATAAAGAAGCTGGAATTGAGCCGGataaagaatataaaataccaATTGATGATAAAGATGGCTTGGATTTGGCCTCTCCATTCGCTATTAACGAAGCTCCACTGGAAGATCAACAAGATGCGGAGACAAAAGCACTATCGTCATCGGAAGCCGAACCACAGCTATTCAAAGAGGATCTTGGTTCCTGCACCCTGAAGGATGAAAAGATTTGTGACATAAAAGTTCTACCAGAAGCACAGCAGGACTCAGATGCAGAGTCTCTAATCACTATTGAAGAAGTTAAAGAAGATCTGTCCCCAACTGAAACCGAACCACATGCATCGCCGGAAACAGGAGCAGTGACTGAGGATGATGAAAGTGCCATGGAAGTAGACGAGGCTAACCGATCAATGCAGCACTGCCAGGATTTCAATGTAGAACTACCTTACTGCCCCCCAGCGTTGAGCGTCTTTGAGAATAGCCTGACGTGCAACGATGTGCTGGCCGTGATCAAAGAGGACATAGAGCTCTATGGCACTGCCGTGTTGACCCTGTTGGCTGGTCAGATCACAGTGAACGGCTTCAGAGCCAAAAAACGTCAAAACTTGACCATCTACTCCCCCAAGGGCATCAATTGGGTGAGCATTTCTCCGAAAAAGCGTGCGAAACCAATGCAAGAGAAGGTTGAATGGGACAAATTGTCTGAGAACTTTACGTGCGCACAATTGGACAACCTTCAGGGGTGCTTCAATAGTCAGGAGGATGCCCTTGTGCTCTTGCAGAGGAACACCAAGGACCAGAACATGCTCGAAACTTTAAAGCAGTACATGAGCCAGATTTTGTTCCCCCAGGTGAATGGGGCTAATGTGCCGCACTCGCAAAGCGAGATGCTGCTCAACTGCTACATCCAGAGCTCGGACAGAAAACGCACCCTTCAAGTACCTTATGAGTGGACAAAGCTGAAGATTCAAAAGACGAGCCGCCTGATGGTAACCGGTGGGAAGGGTGTCGGCAAGTCCACCCTGCTGCGATATCTGCTCAATCGGCATTTGAACGCTTTTCCACGCCTACTGTTCATTGATTTGGACATTGGCCAGCCGGAGATCTTTTTGCAGCAAACTGTCTCCTGCACTGTCATTGAAGAGCCGCTTCTGGGGCCAGGATTCCTACTGAACAAGCAGCCGGATCGGGCTCACGTCGTGGGCGACACAAACATCGTCATGTACCACGAGCAGTATTTCGAGGCGGTGGTCCAGCTGATGAGCCACATCCAAAATAATCCCGAGTATGCCAACATGCCTTTTCTGATCAACACGATGGGCTACAACAGGGGATTTGGCCTCGAGCTGATGGCTCTGCTGGTGGACTACATCAAGCCGACGGATGTGGTGCAGATCTCGAGTACTTTACCCATGAACAACTTTAAGTCGCTACTCGACTGGTCGACCCTTTCAAAGGTCAAAGGTCCCTATGTCTACAAAAATACGGCGTTCATGGTTGAGGGTAAAAACCATAAGTACACGCTCCACGAGCTGCCCAGTGTTGTCCCACCTAGACAGCAGGGAGTCTGGCGAATGAGTCCCAGGGATATGAGATTCGCCAATCTGTTGGTCCGCCTCAGCTCCTGCCTGAGGGGCAGTGCCAGGCACCTGACTGACTGCGAGCCCCTCAGCTCATCTTTTGTGAATATTCAAGTCGTCCATTCCACAGAGGAAGACCTTGATAAGAGTAGCATTATCGCTGGAATGGAAGCCAATGTGGTTTACTTGGCCCATCTGGAAGCTCAGGATCTGCCCGTGTGCCTGGGCATAG GTGTCGTCCGTGCCATTGACTTTGAGAAAGAGAAGCTGTATCTCGTGCCGGCCATTCCTCTGGAGCGAATGTGCCAAGTGAATTGCCTTATATCCTGTGGAGACATCAGCCTTCCGCAAAAGTTCTTCACGGAGCCTGGGCCGCAGGTCGGCAGCAACATGCCGTTCGTCTTTCAGCAGGACGACGCCGGCTGGCTGACAAAGAGCATCAATCAGTTCTATTCGCGAACGTCTTCCATGAAAAAAGATTAA
- the LOC117192492 gene encoding uncharacterized protein LOC117192492 isoform X3 — protein sequence MVECTLRLSDSTSPKNGAFKIAQERSHRRRRQSEGSGADDDDYEYEDEGEDAIEPSTEVPAVTTHAHRHHHGVRSDS from the exons ATGGTAGAGTGCACTTTGCGACTCTCAGACTCGACTTCTCCGAAAAACGGAGCATTCAAAATAGCACAAGAGAG ATCCCATCGCCGGCGACGTCAATCGGAGGGTTCTGGAGCCGACGATGATGACTACGAGTATGAAGATGAGGGAGAGGATGCTAT TGAGCCAAGCACGGAAGTTCCCGCGGTGACTACGCATGcgcatcgtcatcatcatggAGTG